The sequence AAGCACGAACTCCTCAGGAAGGAGCAAAAACTCCCGGTACCTCCGGGTTATCTCCTCGTACCTGTCCGCGGCGATGTTCTGGAACTTCCTCTGGATGAGCTTGCTGAATATGTCCATTCCCATCCCCACCTTCTGAAGGAAGAAGAGGAATATATAAGCTTTTTCTGGCTCCCTGCCCATCTCAAGGGGCCGGACTCTGAAAAGAAAAAAGGTTGCCCAACGACATTTCAGTTAAACGGATGAACCACAAACCCTTTATTAAAAGCCGCAGAGGTGTGTGCGGGGTGAGAGTATGAAGCGAACAGTGGCCGTGCTTCTCATAGCCCTGCTGATTCTGCCGTTCGCAGGATTTGCAGCGGCCCAGTGCCCAGAAGAGGGACACACGGTTGTTCTGAAGGCACCGGCAGTCTCAAAGACTTCCAACGGAGAGCTCGTCGGAGTGGCCACCGACTTTGTGATAACAGTCACACCCGGAACGGGGCACGTCTACGTGGAGACCTGGCCCCTGGCGGAGGTCGATATGCAGGCCAGCGCGAGGCTTGCCGCCCAGATAGCGGGCAAGGTTCTCGGCGTGGATATGAACAAGTACAACGTCTTCATTCAGATAAAAGCCGATTCTCCAATTATCGGCGGCCCATCGGCCGGGGGAACCATGACCGTCGGAATAATCGCAGCCCTCAAGGGATGGAAGGTCAATCCAAAGGTCATGATGACGGGAATGATAAACCCGGACGGCACCATCGGCCCGGTTGGCGGCATACTGGAGAAGGCATCCGCCGCCCACGGCGTCGGGGCCAACGTGTTCCTCATCCCCGAGGGACAGCGGGTTCAGTACGTCCAGGAGACCCAGAAGAAGGAGATAGGGGGCATAGTGGAGATAAACACCCAGACGAAGAAGGTGGATGTGGTAGATTACGCAAAAGAGCGCTGGGGTCTGACGGTTATTGAGATAAAGGACATATACGACGCCGTTTACTATTTCACAGGGCGCAGGATACCGAGGCCCGAGACCCCCTCCTACGTCAGCGTCGATACGTCATTCCTCAGAGACGACGCTCTGAGCGACTACGAAAACACTACTGCATACTACAGGGAGACCCTCCAGAAGCTCAAGGACAGCGACGTCAGCTACGCGACGTACACCACACTGATGGAGGCCCTGAACCAGGCCAGTGCCGTTCTCAACCAGTCCAAGGAAGCGATCGATGACGGCATGTACTACACCGCACTCAGCAAGGACTTCCAGGCAAGGATAATGATACGGCACGTTGACTGGTACCTGGACGTGAAGTCCCAGGACGATGTTCAGAGGCTCCTCAAGATCGCGGGGAGCCAGATAAACGCATCGGAAAGCACCGTCTCCGGGATAACCATAAAGGGCGTCACGATGCTCCAGGCCGTGGCGGCCGCGGAGGAGAGGGTGGAGCAGGCCAAGGGGCTGCTTGATGAGGCGTGGAAGTACTACTACAGCGGCGACTACTGGGACGCCGTGGGCGATGCCGCATACGCCTACGAGAGGGCCAAAACCGCAGAGCTATGGGCGCACCTTGGAGAGAGGTTCGCCGGAAAGGACGAGATAAGCAGAGAGGTCGTCAAGGCCACAGCGAGGGACTACATCGACGAGTCCAACCTCATCGTGACCTACATCGAGTCGATGTACGGCACCGTTGGGGGCGACCTCAGCCAGAGTATCCAGCAGGCGGAGCAGTACTACGAGGACGGCAAGTACTCGGCGGCGCTCTTCACGGCGATGGAGGCGCGTGTGAGGGCCCAGGTCTTCCTCGACACGCTGGGTATAGACAACCGGAGCGTGCTGATGGACAAAATGAAGGCCATGAAGGACGACGCTAAGACGGCCATAGGAGTGGCCCAGAGCCAGGGCGTCACGCCCGTCCTCGCGATGGCCTACTACGAGTTCGCCGAGAGCTACGAGAAGAGTGCGGAGGAGAACGGAAGTATCGAAGACCTGCAGACCGCGATGAT comes from Thermococcus celericrescens and encodes:
- a CDS encoding S16 family serine protease produces the protein MKRTVAVLLIALLILPFAGFAAAQCPEEGHTVVLKAPAVSKTSNGELVGVATDFVITVTPGTGHVYVETWPLAEVDMQASARLAAQIAGKVLGVDMNKYNVFIQIKADSPIIGGPSAGGTMTVGIIAALKGWKVNPKVMMTGMINPDGTIGPVGGILEKASAAHGVGANVFLIPEGQRVQYVQETQKKEIGGIVEINTQTKKVDVVDYAKERWGLTVIEIKDIYDAVYYFTGRRIPRPETPSYVSVDTSFLRDDALSDYENTTAYYRETLQKLKDSDVSYATYTTLMEALNQASAVLNQSKEAIDDGMYYTALSKDFQARIMIRHVDWYLDVKSQDDVQRLLKIAGSQINASESTVSGITIKGVTMLQAVAAAEERVEQAKGLLDEAWKYYYSGDYWDAVGDAAYAYERAKTAELWAHLGERFAGKDEISREVVKATARDYIDESNLIVTYIESMYGTVGGDLSQSIQQAEQYYEDGKYSAALFTAMEARVRAQVFLDTLGIDNRSVLMDKMKAMKDDAKTAIGVAQSQGVTPVLAMAYYEFAESYEKSAEENGSIEDLQTAMIFYQYARETAGLFLSAPSQQTPLPQDNSTDVPQIIIPTGASTPTDGSTSTRSEGTSEGLPAAALAAAAVGAFLVGALVGRKL